One genomic window of Eleginops maclovinus isolate JMC-PN-2008 ecotype Puerto Natales chromosome 12, JC_Emac_rtc_rv5, whole genome shotgun sequence includes the following:
- the disp3 gene encoding protein dispatched homolog 3, protein MDVEDEPLLFQTSWGGEEDDEEEEQEEEDGVAHAAGRSCLSGEVCGLWRAVGWVYTQPWASGVVLGVVVSLPCALFAYMLLYCPPLDIDLSYSAFEVHSHFSAERFDALTIAVKTQLGSWDRRRRDLDDSESEELRELLLERLSRQGLFNRTDNEGVRSPTPQKELLQAADDQRRGAAAGTDKRTVLDMGQDEMGQHKNSNQRAVDEAERSWDGNITRPLIRRRRFAPNYYLQSQAQWRIELVFVAQGEGDLNIFTPERLQTIHHVERLLMQHPQFHQFCWKPLEMLRDLPLGPSYCSPPSSLLSYLYPSERGGKIYYDGMGPDLADIQGSLSLAITHPQFYWYVDESLSPEHLSSSLLRSEIHFGAPLPSFYSLQDRAHEQRSRFKDFVVQYADTLAKQSTSQVKVLYGGTELFDDEVRHTFHNDMMLAVISGACITVLVYVLTSFSVFLTFFGLTSIGLSCLMALFLYHVVFGVRYLGILNGVAAFVIIGIGVDDVFVFISTFRQASHLCQPQERMIYTIKTAGRATFLTSFTTAAAYAANTFSQIPAVHDFGLFMALIVSCCWLWVSILMPAALCIWTEIVQPQEHAWLNCWKLFPRLSASHGPLSDEDDDVALLSVEMEPGSCDTDGDAAILSLSVETPLSAPGQQHVGVVSTNLRWALKHLAAEPAVERRKSVLGVFLLVLLLSAGCCCFLRPATHAPLLFRRDTNLQTLLALRSNLSGQGISCPMCSGVFMEKPHPLYTHTSSSAFKFSTHQQHPSTTSSNAHRTSVKPNSNTNQTDSLLTVFISKLDLGSSTTLYRFSLNTSTPSPWKLCSTEHEQVSSFQAYNQPRRNYTSRMTVCVSHVYHPYPSWMITSTSCEPRHGWSPEFSFYVAPSVQQSSRRLFFAQRHLRPHPSRVCVYPPGCGISSGPDGPTQGSFYIPLPSDPSSAAKLRSSKTFGFNPCSGGACGRPAVRPLVDTGAMVFVVFGILGVNRSEQRDNHVIGDMGSIILDPDFDVFQEMEHLCKMCKAISANTQLVKPGGAQCLPSGNKLSSVLPLLHPECHSLPEPNLLPGQLSHGAVGMHGGKVRWLSMAFESTTYKGKSSFQTYSDFLQWENFIREQLASLPQSSALQRGFQTCEHWKQIFMEIIGVESALWSLLLSLAICVAAVSVFTAHPLLLLPVLITILGVICLVVAIMYWLGWEMGAVEAISLSILVGSSVDYCLHLVEGYLLAGETMIPMPGHNSEPGAERQRRTLEAVNHVGVAIVSSAVTTVISTVPLFFCVIVPFAKFGQIVAINTAVSIFFTLTVTVAMLACVAPPRFCRPPGAVLKASLAVMAAAALGAVVCWVGGQFGALAWQPIST, encoded by the exons TAGATGACAGCGAGTCTGAGGAGCTGAGGGAGCTCCTCCTGGAGAGGCTGAGCAGACAGGGACTGTTCAACAGGACGGATAATGAGGGTGTGAGGTCCCCCACTCCTCAGAAAGAGCTTTTACAGGCAGCAGAtgatcagaggagaggagccgCCGCGGGCACAGATAAAAGGACAGTGCTAGATATGGGCCAGGATGAAATGGGGCAGCACAAAAACTCAAATCAAAGAGCAGTGGACGAGGCGGAGAGATCATGGGATGGAAATATCACTCGGCCGCTCATCAGGAGGCGCAGGTTTGCTCCCAATTACTACCTGCAGAGCCAGGCTCAGTGGAGGATAGAGCTGGTGTTTGTGGCTCAGGGGGAGGGAGATCTCAACATCTTCACCCCTGAACGCCTGCAGACCATTCACCATGTGGAGCGCCTGCTCATGCAGCATCCACAGTTTCATCAGTTCTGCTGGAAGCCTCTGGAGATGTTGAGGGATCTGCCGCTGGGACCCTCCTACTGCTCCCCACCCAGCTCCCTCCTGTCCTACCTATACCCcagtgagagaggagggaagatCTACTACGATGGCATGGGCCCTGATCTTGCTGATATTCAAG GGTCTCTGAGTCTGGCCATCACCCACCCACAGTTCTACTGGTACGTGGATGAGAGTCTGTCCCCCGAGcatctgtcctcctctctcttacGCAGTGAGATCCACTTCGGAGCTCCTCTCCCTTCCTTCTACTCCCTGCAGGACCGAGCTCACGAGCAGAGATCACGCTTCAAAGACTTTGTGGTTCAGTATGCAGACACCCTGGCCAAGCAATCCACCAG CCAGGTGAAGGTGCTGTATGGGGGGACGGAGCTGTTTGATGATGAGGTGAGACACACCTTCCACAATGACATGATGCTGGCTGTCATCAGTGGAGCCTGCATTACTGTGCTCGTCTATGTCCTCACCTCCTTTTCTG tgtttctGACTTTCTTTGGACTCACCAGCATCGGACTGAGCTGCCTGATGGCTCTTTTCTTGTACCATGTTGTCTTTGGCGTGAGGTACCTGGGCATTCTCAATGGAGTTGCAGCCTTTGTTATTATTGGGATTG GGGTGGATGATGTATTCGTGTTCATCAGCACCTTCCGACAGGCTTCCCATCTGTGTCAGCCGCAGGAGCGAATGATCTACACAATTAAAACAGCCGGCCGCGCTACTTTCCTCACCTCCTTCACCACCGCCGCTGCCTACGCTGCCAACACTTTCTCTCAG ATCCCGGCCGTGCATGACTTCGGCCTATTCATGGCCCTCATcgtgagctgctgctggctctggGTGTCCATCCTGATGCCTGCCGCCCTGTGCATCTGGACTGAGATTGTGCAGCCTCAGGAACACGCTTGGTTGAATTG CTGGAAGCTGTTTCCCAGACTGTCAGCGAGCCACGGCCCTTTGTcagatgaggatgatgatgtgGCACTTCTATCTGTGGAGATGGAGCCAG GTTCCTGTGACACAGACGGTGATGCAGCCATTCTGTCCCTGTCAGTGGAGACACCTCTGTCTGCTCCCGGGCAGCAGCATGTGGGTGTGGTGAGCACAAACCTCCGATGGGCCCTAAAGCACTTAGCAGCAGAGCCAGCTGTGGAGCGACGGAAGTCTGTTCTCG GTGTCTTCCTCCTGGTTCTGCTCTTATCTGccggctgctgctgtttcctgaGGCCGGCCACTCACGCCCCCCTCCTCTTCCGCCGGGACACAAACCTCCAGACTCTGCTGGCTCTGAGGAGCAACCTCAGCGGGCAGGGCATCTCCTGCCCCATGTGCTCAG GTGTGTTCATGGAAAAGCCCCATcctttgtacacacacacttcctcctcaGCATTTAAGTTCTCTACACATCAGCAGCATCCGAGCACAACAAGCTCCAATGCTCATCGGACCTCAGTAAAACCAAACTCAAACACCAACCAAACGG ACTCTTTACTCACAGTGTTCATATCAAAGTTGGACCTCGGCTCTTCGACAACCCTCTACCGCTTCTCCCTCAACACCAGCACCCCCTCCCCATGGAAGCTGTGCAGCACAGAGCACGAACAGGTGTCATCATTCCAG GCTTATAATCAGCCCCGCCGCAATTACACCAGCAgaatgacagtgtgtgtttcccatGTGTACCACCCGTACCCCAGCTGGATGATCACATCCACCTCGTGTGAACCCCGGCACGGGTGGAGCCCAGAGTTTTCCTTTTATGTGGCACCGTCtgtgcagcagagcagcag GAGATTGTTCTTTGCACAGCGCCACCTGAGACCTCATCCCAGCCGAGTGTGTGTCTATCCGCCCGGCTGCGGCATCAGTTCTGGGCCTGATGGACCCACACAGGGATCCTTTTATATTCCTCTTCCCAGCG atcCCTCGTCTGCTGCCAAACTGAGGTCATCCAAAACGTTTGGTTTCAACCCGTGCAGTGGTGGAGCATGTGGCCGCCCGGCAGTGCGTCCTCTGGTGGACACCGGGGCCatggtgtttgttgtgtttggcaTCCTGGGAGTCAACCGGAGCGAGCAGAGGGACAACCACGTAATCGGAGATATG GGCAGCATCATATTGGACCCAGACTTCGATGTGTTCCAGGAAATGGAGCATCTTTGCAAAATGTGTAAAGCTAtaagtgcaaacacacagctcGTGAAGCCCGGAGGAGCGCAGTGTTTACCTTCag GTAATAAGCTGTCTTCTGTTCTGCCTCTGCTCCACCCTGAGTGTCACTCCCTCCCCGAGCCCAACCTGCTCCCGGGGCAGCTCTCTCACGGAGCAGTGGGGATGCACGGAGGCAAAGTCCGCTGGCTGTCCATGGCCTTTGAGTCC ACCACGTACAAGGGCAAGTCCTCCTTCCAGACCTACTCCGACTTCCTTCAATGGGAGAACTTCATCCGGGAGCAGCTCGCCTCTCTCCCACAATCCTCTGCTCTGCAACGGGGCTTCCAGACCTGCGAGCACTGGAAGCAGATCTTCATGGAAATCATAG GAGTGGAGAGTGCCCTCTGGAgtctgctgctgtctctggCCATCTGTGTGGCAGCTGTGTCCGTGTTCACCGCAcatcctctgctgctgctcccagTGCTCATCACCATTCTCG GAGTGATCTGTCTGGTGGTGGCCATCATGTATTGGCTGGGCTGGGAGATGGGAGCGGTGGAGGCGATTTCTCTCTCCATACTGGTGGGATCCTCGGTGGATTACTGTCTGCACCTGGTGGAGGGATACCTGCTGGCTGGGGAGACCATGATCCCCATGCCCGGTCATAACTCG GAGCCCGGGGCCGAGAGGCAGAGGCGGACCCTGGAGGCCGTGAACCATGTGGGCGTTGCCATAGTGTCCAGCGCCGTCACCACGGTGATCTCCACagtccctctcttcttctgcgTCATTGTGCCTTTCGCCAAGTTTGGCCAGATAGTGGCCATAAACACAGCCGTCTCCATTTTCTTCACCCTGACCGTGACCGTGGCCATGTTGGCGTGCGTGGCCCCCCCTCGCTTCTGCAGGCCCCCCGGTGCTGTGCTGAAGGCCAGCTTGGCCGTGATGGCGGCGGCAGCCTTGGGAGCGGTTGTGTGCTGGGTGGGGGGGCAGTTTGGAGCACTGGCCTGGCAACCAATCAGCACGTAA